The following are encoded together in the Terriglobia bacterium genome:
- a CDS encoding cytochrome c: MARGKLYLVLAWLLVALSALCAASSGDGLWMIRVPDKARVKQNPFAGDARAVAAGAKLFGQNCAGCHGPDANGQYDHPSLRTERIRAATPGELQWILTNGSMRNGMPSWSRLPEQQRWQIIAYLKSLPSKN; encoded by the coding sequence ATGGCGCGCGGAAAACTCTATCTTGTACTGGCGTGGCTGCTCGTCGCATTGAGCGCGCTTTGCGCTGCTTCGTCCGGTGACGGCCTGTGGATGATCAGAGTTCCGGACAAAGCCCGAGTGAAACAGAATCCTTTCGCGGGTGACGCGCGGGCTGTCGCCGCGGGAGCAAAACTCTTTGGCCAAAATTGCGCTGGATGCCACGGGCCGGATGCCAATGGACAATACGATCATCCCAGCCTGCGAACGGAGCGCATCCGCGCGGCCACTCCGGGCGAGCTGCAGTGGATACTGACGAACGGCAGCATGCGCAACGGCATGCCGTCTTGGTCGCGCCTGCCGGAGCAGCAGCGGTGGCAGATCATTGCGTATCTGAAAAGCTTGCCGTCGAAGAATTGA
- a CDS encoding peptidase M1 — MQLARRPLRRAYLLSALVLCFLLPALALPALAADKARLRVEDYVIDAEIVPKTHHLAARAKVRFVTVEDLNFASFELHNALHVSKVTDASGRALTAERVSQDNAIRVAFPTLVPKGTTMTLTFDYEGALAGADDSPVEGLKLAYIDSDMTYLLYAGRWFPVANFGIDRFTSAINIIAPSGTVVVGSGSTAAARPAPTGKTVSSFSWQKPSFPGTIIAGPFNDNVFSGGAVHIYFRDAKKDFAPAYADTAAKEFEYFSSIYGSASTPMLKVVELPDDTVPTAWAPEIAAIATRDIGEKTNYRLLANAIAHLWWGATVSPASKDDWWLMDGGARASEMRYVQNAAGATAFEDATRDMAVGALAYDTMPLSSISRLDTYSPQFQALATDKGGMIFHMLRWVIGEGPFDKTMKEFLAKFAWKSASVADLQAIAENNAGQKLTAFFSQWVDGTGAPEFKMHYVVYRIKKGFRVVGEVTQDLDLFRMPVELKIDTDGQTEMKRIEVVGTESPFSVETFGKPRRLTLDPNNFVLKNSSDLKVRIAIRRGQELTAQGSLAEALGEFNKALEANRNSSLAHYRIADVFYLQRNYQSAANEYRESIQGDGEPRWTEVWSHVQLGKIFDTTQQRDRAVNEYRLAIQTGDNFQGALDEARKYLETPFTREKK, encoded by the coding sequence ATGCAACTTGCGCGGCGACCCTTGCGACGTGCGTATCTGCTCTCTGCCCTCGTGCTGTGCTTCCTGCTTCCCGCCCTGGCGCTGCCAGCCTTGGCCGCGGACAAAGCCCGCCTCCGGGTGGAGGACTACGTAATTGACGCGGAGATCGTCCCCAAGACCCATCATCTGGCCGCGCGCGCCAAGGTCCGTTTTGTCACGGTGGAAGACCTCAATTTCGCCAGTTTTGAGCTGCATAACGCCCTGCACGTCAGCAAAGTGACCGACGCCTCCGGCCGTGCTCTTACCGCCGAGCGTGTCAGCCAGGACAACGCCATCCGCGTCGCGTTTCCAACTCTGGTGCCCAAGGGCACCACGATGACTCTGACATTTGATTACGAAGGCGCGCTGGCCGGCGCCGATGACAGTCCGGTGGAAGGGCTGAAGCTGGCGTACATAGACAGCGACATGACTTATCTGCTCTACGCTGGAAGGTGGTTTCCGGTGGCCAACTTCGGCATTGACCGCTTTACCTCGGCGATCAACATCATCGCTCCCAGCGGGACCGTGGTTGTAGGCAGCGGCTCCACGGCGGCGGCGCGGCCCGCGCCGACGGGCAAGACCGTGTCTTCCTTTAGCTGGCAGAAACCCAGCTTCCCCGGGACTATCATTGCCGGACCGTTTAACGACAACGTGTTCAGCGGCGGCGCCGTGCACATCTATTTCCGCGACGCCAAGAAAGACTTTGCTCCCGCGTACGCGGACACGGCAGCCAAGGAATTTGAATATTTCTCCAGCATTTACGGGTCGGCTTCCACGCCCATGCTGAAGGTGGTTGAGCTGCCCGACGATACCGTCCCCACGGCCTGGGCGCCGGAGATTGCCGCCATCGCCACGCGTGACATTGGCGAGAAGACCAACTACCGCCTGCTGGCCAACGCCATTGCCCATCTGTGGTGGGGCGCAACCGTGAGTCCGGCTTCCAAGGACGACTGGTGGCTCATGGACGGCGGCGCGCGCGCTTCTGAAATGCGTTACGTGCAGAACGCCGCCGGCGCCACCGCCTTTGAAGACGCCACGCGCGACATGGCTGTGGGCGCTCTGGCCTATGACACCATGCCGTTGAGCAGCATCAGCCGGCTGGACACGTATTCGCCCCAGTTCCAGGCCCTGGCCACCGACAAAGGCGGCATGATCTTCCACATGCTGCGCTGGGTAATCGGCGAAGGTCCGTTTGACAAGACCATGAAGGAATTCCTGGCCAAGTTCGCGTGGAAATCAGCCAGCGTCGCTGACCTGCAAGCCATCGCGGAAAACAACGCCGGCCAGAAGCTGACCGCATTTTTCAGCCAGTGGGTGGACGGCACCGGCGCGCCCGAATTCAAGATGCATTACGTCGTCTACCGCATCAAGAAAGGCTTCCGCGTGGTGGGCGAAGTCACCCAGGACCTGGACTTGTTCCGCATGCCGGTGGAACTGAAGATTGACACCGACGGCCAGACGGAAATGAAGCGCATTGAAGTCGTCGGGACGGAGTCGCCGTTTTCCGTGGAGACCTTTGGCAAGCCGCGCCGCCTGACCCTGGACCCCAACAACTTTGTGCTCAAAAATTCGTCAGACCTGAAAGTGCGGATCGCCATCCGCCGCGGCCAGGAACTCACCGCCCAGGGCAGCCTGGCGGAGGCCCTGGGAGAATTCAACAAGGCGCTGGAAGCCAACCGCAACAGCTCGCTGGCGCATTACCGCATTGCCGATGTTTTTTACCTGCAGCGCAACTACCAGTCCGCTGCCAACGAATATCGCGAGTCCATCCAGGGCGATGGCGAACCCCGCTGGACCGAGGTCTGGAGCCACGTGCAACTGGGCAAGATCTTTGATACCACGCAGCAGCGCGACCGCGCCGTGAACGAGTACCGGCTGGCCATCCAGACCGGTGACAATTTCCAGGGCGCGCTGGACGAAGCGCGAAAATATCTGGAGACGCCGTTTACGCGGGAAAAGAAATAG
- the lpxB gene encoding lipid-A-disaccharide synthase, which translates to MQILLSAGEASGDTYGAQMIDALRRLAPEAGFFGMGGERMQAAGCELLVNANEVAVVGLVEVVKHLPAIRRRFKHLVAEAARRKPDAAVLIDFPDFNLRLARELHRLGIPVFYFVSPQIWAWRTGRVKQIQKYVRKMIVIFPFEQEFYRRHGVEVSYVGHPLAAAPVPQVSRPAFAAQYGLDPAKEWIALLPGSRRKEVRLNLPTILGAIDLLRNDLLRKELLRKQGTDYEYLLPVASTLSKDWMREQLAASATHVADIKLTENARVSMMLARASVVASGTATVEAALSGTPFVVVYRLAPLTWILGRRLVRLDTFAMPNLIAGRKIVPELIQRGFTPKSVLRELNAILPDSPARRQMQNDLKEVQERLMEGHLTEDPLRQRPGAEAPVQRAAREILAALNAGKTP; encoded by the coding sequence ATGCAGATCCTTCTCTCCGCCGGTGAAGCTTCCGGTGACACCTACGGCGCGCAGATGATTGACGCGCTGCGCCGGCTCGCGCCGGAAGCAGGCTTCTTTGGCATGGGCGGCGAGCGAATGCAGGCGGCGGGTTGCGAACTGCTGGTCAACGCCAATGAAGTGGCGGTGGTCGGACTGGTCGAAGTGGTCAAGCATCTGCCGGCCATCCGCCGGCGCTTCAAACACCTTGTCGCCGAAGCCGCGCGGCGCAAGCCTGACGCCGCTGTGCTCATTGATTTTCCGGATTTCAACCTGCGCCTGGCGCGCGAACTGCATCGCCTGGGTATTCCCGTCTTTTATTTTGTAAGCCCGCAGATCTGGGCTTGGCGCACGGGCCGGGTCAAGCAGATCCAGAAGTACGTCCGCAAGATGATCGTGATCTTTCCCTTCGAACAGGAGTTCTACCGCCGACACGGCGTGGAAGTTTCGTACGTCGGACATCCGCTCGCCGCTGCTCCCGTGCCGCAAGTTTCCCGCCCGGCGTTTGCCGCGCAATACGGTCTTGATCCAGCGAAGGAATGGATCGCGCTGCTGCCCGGCAGCCGGCGCAAAGAAGTCCGGCTGAACTTGCCTACTATTCTTGGCGCCATAGACTTGCTGAGAAACGACCTGCTAAGAAAAGAGCTGTTGCGAAAACAGGGTACAGATTACGAATACCTCTTGCCCGTGGCTTCCACCCTGAGCAAGGACTGGATGCGCGAGCAGCTGGCCGCGTCGGCGACGCATGTCGCAGACATCAAGCTGACGGAGAACGCCCGCGTTTCGATGATGCTGGCGCGCGCGTCGGTGGTCGCCAGCGGAACCGCCACGGTGGAAGCCGCGCTGTCCGGGACGCCGTTTGTGGTGGTGTACCGGCTGGCGCCGCTCACATGGATTCTGGGCCGCCGCCTGGTCCGCCTGGACACCTTCGCCATGCCCAACCTGATCGCCGGACGAAAGATCGTCCCCGAGTTGATCCAGCGCGGATTCACCCCCAAGAGCGTGCTGCGCGAACTCAACGCCATCCTGCCCGATTCGCCCGCCCGCCGCCAGATGCAGAACGACCTGAAAGAAGTCCAGGAACGCCTGATGGAAGGTCACCTGACAGAAGACCCGCTGCGCCAGCGGCCTGGCGCGGAAGCCCCAGTCCAGCGCGCGGCGCGGGAGATTCTGGCCGCTCTGAACGCGGGGAAAACTCCCTGA
- a CDS encoding ABC transporter permease produces the protein MVHDLIGQAYSAMRYNRRRTALTMLGMAWGIATVVLLLAYGAGFGRAIGNIFSQMGMQMMGFFPGRTSLQAGGLKAGVPVRFQIEDIQHVQELVPLVRHISPEASLDPATVQNDNRSFSFPVNGFYSQIQYIRSIDMESGRFFNPDDEGQRARVAVLGSEAKTKLFSGQFAVGEKIRINGVTFDVIGVTAPKMQEGDSDINRVVYIPFSAMGDLKDTKYLNGIWISYDGNQFEKIENNIRSVLGGFHGFNPKDPRAVFCWNAMKQASNWQIFTIALEILLSLIGMSTLAVGGVGLMNIMLVSVTQRTREIGVEKALGARKRDILFQFLSEAMAITFAGGLMGICVAYIIAWSVGRIPVYSYIAKNAEAGDITLIISPMNLVVSTGILVIVGIVSGMLPALKAARLDPIEALRYE, from the coding sequence ATGGTCCACGATCTGATCGGACAAGCTTATTCCGCCATGCGCTACAACCGCCGGCGCACCGCGCTCACCATGCTGGGCATGGCCTGGGGCATTGCCACGGTTGTGCTGCTGCTGGCGTACGGCGCCGGCTTCGGACGGGCCATCGGCAACATCTTCTCCCAAATGGGCATGCAGATGATGGGTTTCTTTCCCGGCCGCACGTCGCTGCAAGCCGGCGGGCTCAAGGCTGGAGTCCCCGTGCGCTTCCAGATTGAGGACATCCAGCACGTGCAAGAACTGGTTCCTCTCGTCCGGCACATCAGCCCGGAAGCTTCTCTCGATCCCGCCACGGTGCAGAACGACAACCGCTCGTTTTCCTTTCCGGTGAACGGTTTTTACTCGCAGATCCAGTACATCCGCTCCATTGACATGGAGTCCGGGCGCTTCTTCAATCCTGACGACGAAGGCCAGCGGGCCCGCGTGGCGGTGCTGGGGTCGGAAGCCAAAACCAAGCTGTTTTCCGGACAATTTGCCGTGGGCGAAAAGATCAGGATCAACGGCGTGACCTTTGACGTGATCGGCGTGACCGCGCCCAAGATGCAGGAAGGCGACAGCGACATCAATCGCGTCGTCTATATCCCGTTCAGCGCCATGGGCGATTTGAAAGACACCAAATACCTCAACGGCATCTGGATCAGTTACGACGGCAACCAGTTTGAGAAAATTGAGAACAACATCCGCAGCGTGCTGGGCGGCTTCCACGGCTTCAATCCCAAGGACCCGCGCGCGGTTTTCTGCTGGAACGCCATGAAGCAGGCGAGCAATTGGCAGATCTTCACTATTGCGCTTGAAATCTTGCTTTCGCTGATCGGCATGTCCACGCTGGCGGTGGGCGGCGTGGGACTGATGAATATCATGCTGGTTTCCGTCACCCAGCGGACGCGGGAGATTGGCGTGGAAAAAGCGCTGGGCGCGCGCAAACGCGACATCCTGTTTCAGTTCCTGTCAGAAGCCATGGCCATCACCTTTGCCGGAGGCCTGATGGGCATCTGCGTGGCCTACATCATTGCCTGGAGTGTAGGGCGCATCCCCGTCTACAGCTATATCGCCAAGAATGCTGAGGCCGGCGACATCACCCTGATCATCTCGCCCATGAACCTGGTGGTTTCCACCGGAATTCTGGTGATCGTGGGCATCGTCAGCGGCATGCTGCCGGCCCTCAAGGCGGCGCGGCTGGACCCCATTGAAGCCCTGCGCTACGAATGA